One genomic window of Acidimicrobiia bacterium includes the following:
- a CDS encoding glycosyltransferase family 4 protein yields the protein MRIAEIAPPWYAVPPAGYGGIELVVALLTDRLAERGHDVTLFASGGSHTKATLVTPLLDPPDPALLGNTWYDAFHAASAYLDLADNFDVVHDHSGIVGPALGAMGRGRPPVVHTLHGPWTEPSRKLYGLLADYVHLVAISDAQRADNPDIRYAGVVHNGIDLDLYPLVEEKDDFLVYIGRANPDKGPTLAIEVARRAGLPLAMVVKKNEPFERAYWDEIVAPLLHDEVEVYEAIPHERKVDLLGRARAMVFPIQWPEPFGLVMVESMACGTPVVACPAGAAVELVDEGVTGYLRESIDGLVQAVAEVGRCSPVVCRERVSHNFSADAMVAAYERLYETVTCD from the coding sequence GTGAGGATCGCGGAGATCGCGCCACCCTGGTACGCAGTTCCTCCCGCCGGTTACGGCGGCATCGAGCTCGTGGTCGCGCTGCTCACCGACCGGCTGGCCGAACGCGGCCACGACGTCACGCTCTTCGCGAGCGGAGGGTCGCACACGAAGGCAACGCTCGTGACCCCGCTGCTCGACCCACCCGACCCGGCGCTCCTCGGCAACACGTGGTACGACGCGTTCCACGCCGCGTCGGCGTATCTCGACCTCGCCGACAACTTCGACGTCGTGCACGACCACAGCGGCATCGTGGGACCCGCTCTCGGCGCGATGGGCCGCGGGCGACCGCCAGTGGTGCATACACTGCACGGCCCGTGGACCGAGCCCAGCCGCAAGCTCTACGGGTTGCTCGCCGACTACGTGCATCTCGTCGCGATCAGCGACGCGCAGCGTGCCGACAACCCCGACATCCGGTACGCGGGCGTCGTACACAACGGGATCGACCTCGACCTCTATCCGTTGGTCGAGGAGAAGGACGACTTCCTCGTGTACATCGGCCGCGCGAATCCCGACAAGGGACCGACACTCGCGATCGAAGTGGCGCGGCGCGCGGGGCTGCCGCTCGCGATGGTCGTCAAAAAGAACGAGCCGTTCGAGCGCGCGTACTGGGACGAGATCGTCGCGCCGCTCTTGCACGACGAGGTCGAGGTGTACGAGGCGATCCCGCACGAACGCAAGGTCGACCTGCTCGGCCGCGCCCGGGCGATGGTGTTCCCCATCCAGTGGCCGGAGCCGTTCGGGCTCGTGATGGTGGAGTCGATGGCATGCGGAACACCGGTCGTCGCGTGTCCCGCCGGCGCAGCCGTCGAGCTCGTCGACGAAGGCGTTACCGGGTATCTGCGCGAATCCATCGACGGCCTCGTCCAGGCGGTTGCCGAGGTCGGTCGCTGCTCGCCCGTCGTGTGTCGCGAGCGGGTGAGCCACAACTTCAGCGCCGACGCGATGGTCGCCGCCTACGAGCGCCTGTACGAAACCGTGACCTGCGACTGA
- a CDS encoding SufS family cysteine desulfurase translates to MSLDLARVKADFPILSRTVNGKRLVYLDSASSSQKPQSVLDAMDEHYRTYYANIHRGVYTIAEESTAQYELARAKTARFLGAGNANEVVFTKNITEAINLFAHSWGRTNLDEGDAIVVTEMEHHANIVPWHILCAERGVELRWVPIDHDYRLDLSELDRLLDGAKLFAFTAMSNVLGTVNDVRFLADAAHAAGATVLVDAAQAVPHGSVDVQEWDADFVGFTGHKMLGPSGIGGFWARPELLQAIPPFLGGGEMILDVRKDGYVPNEVPWKFEAGTMPIAEATGLAAAIDYLEALGMDTVREHERRLTQYTLRALSDRFGERIHVHGPGGTEMRGGIVSFGFDGIHAHDISQVLDEDAVCVRASHHCAKPLMRVLGVPANTRASFYVYNDEADIDALVDGLERAEKFFAI, encoded by the coding sequence GTGAGCCTGGATCTCGCCCGTGTCAAGGCCGACTTCCCGATCCTGTCGCGCACGGTCAACGGGAAGCGGCTCGTGTACCTCGACTCCGCGTCGTCGTCACAGAAGCCGCAGTCGGTGCTCGACGCGATGGACGAGCACTACCGCACCTACTACGCGAACATCCACCGCGGCGTCTACACGATCGCCGAAGAGTCGACCGCGCAGTACGAGCTCGCGCGCGCGAAGACCGCCCGCTTCCTCGGCGCGGGCAACGCGAACGAGGTCGTCTTCACGAAGAACATCACCGAGGCGATCAACCTCTTCGCGCATTCGTGGGGGCGTACGAACCTCGACGAGGGCGACGCGATCGTGGTCACCGAGATGGAGCACCACGCCAACATCGTGCCGTGGCACATCCTCTGCGCCGAACGCGGGGTCGAGCTGCGGTGGGTGCCGATCGACCACGACTACCGCCTCGATCTCAGCGAGCTCGACCGTCTGCTCGACGGCGCGAAGCTCTTCGCGTTCACCGCGATGTCGAACGTGCTCGGTACCGTCAACGACGTCCGTTTCCTCGCCGATGCCGCGCACGCCGCAGGCGCCACGGTGCTCGTCGACGCCGCGCAAGCGGTGCCGCACGGTTCAGTCGACGTGCAGGAGTGGGACGCAGATTTCGTCGGATTTACCGGGCACAAGATGCTCGGCCCGAGCGGCATCGGCGGCTTCTGGGCCCGCCCCGAACTGCTCCAGGCGATCCCGCCGTTCCTCGGGGGCGGGGAGATGATCCTCGACGTGCGCAAAGACGGCTACGTCCCCAACGAGGTGCCGTGGAAGTTCGAGGCCGGCACGATGCCCATCGCCGAGGCCACCGGGCTCGCCGCAGCCATCGACTATCTCGAGGCCCTCGGCATGGACACCGTGCGCGAGCACGAGCGTCGGCTCACCCAGTACACGTTGCGCGCGCTCAGTGACCGCTTCGGCGAGCGCATCCATGTCCACGGGCCGGGCGGCACCGAAATGCGTGGCGGGATCGTCTCCTTCGGGTTCGACGGCATCCATGCGCACGACATCTCGCAGGTGCTCGACGAAGACGCCGTCTGCGTACGCGCGAGCCATCACTGCGCCAAGCCCCTGATGCGCGTCCTGGGGGTGCCCGCCAACACACGCGCGTCGTTCTACGTTTACAACGACGAAGCAGATATCGACGCTCTGGTCGACGGGCTCGAGCGAGCCGAGAAATTCTTCGCCATCTAG
- the sufC gene encoding Fe-S cluster assembly ATPase SufC gives MDGVPLLEIDHLHVAVAGHEILRGVTLTVLAGELHALMGPNGSGKSTLAKTLLANPAYEITAGSIRLEGEDITKLPTDERAARGLFLGFQHPEEIPGVSVLNFLRQAIAARKGIPDLSVLEVRIWLMEWTKRLGMDDRFTERYLNEGFSGGEKKRNEILQMALMDPDIAVLDETDSGLDIDALRNVAHGITEIRSDRPALGILLITHYQRILEHLTPDVVHVLLDGRVVATGGPELAERIEADGFDSFRTEAAA, from the coding sequence ATGGACGGCGTCCCGCTGCTCGAAATCGACCACCTCCACGTTGCCGTCGCGGGGCACGAGATCCTGCGCGGGGTCACCCTGACGGTCCTGGCGGGCGAGCTGCACGCCTTGATGGGCCCCAACGGGTCCGGAAAGTCCACGCTGGCCAAGACCCTGCTCGCGAACCCCGCCTACGAGATCACCGCCGGCAGCATCCGCCTCGAGGGCGAGGACATCACGAAGCTCCCCACCGACGAGCGCGCTGCCCGCGGCCTCTTCCTCGGCTTCCAGCACCCCGAGGAGATCCCCGGGGTGAGCGTGCTCAACTTCCTCCGGCAGGCGATCGCCGCCCGCAAGGGCATCCCCGACCTGTCGGTGCTCGAGGTCCGCATCTGGCTGATGGAGTGGACGAAGCGCCTGGGCATGGACGACCGTTTCACCGAGCGGTACCTCAACGAGGGCTTCTCGGGTGGTGAGAAGAAGCGAAACGAGATCCTCCAGATGGCGCTGATGGACCCCGACATCGCGGTGCTCGACGAAACCGACAGCGGCCTCGACATCGACGCGCTCCGCAACGTCGCGCACGGCATCACCGAGATCCGCAGCGATCGTCCGGCACTCGGGATCCTGCTCATCACGCACTACCAGCGCATCCTCGAGCACCTCACCCCCGACGTGGTTCACGTGCTGCTCGACGGCCGCGTCGTCGCCACCGGAGGCCCCGAGCTCGCCGAGCGCATCGAGGCCGACGGCTTCGACAGCTTCCGCACCGAAGCGGCGGCGTAA